One Dokdonia sp. Dokd-P16 genomic window carries:
- a CDS encoding endo alpha-1,4 polygalactosaminidase yields the protein MRFFSFIVGVCFIISCSDTDTTITTDDDVVILPEDPDVIMLPDTIVLPAVGASFDWQLDDVTSSNEFDATVIDVDAFSTSSATVQHFKNQGKIVIAYLSVGSVENFRPDANQFPAAVIGNVYNGFEDENWLDIRNIDALAPILRARFDMIQAKGFDGIEPDNMNGYQNNTGFSLTQTDAIVFSRWLINEAHARNLHIGQKNAEELVPNLVDEFDWILTEDAYADNFQVEALPYIIAGKAVFVTEYKDAMSQSQFLNTVCPDAAANQYSAIYKNRDLTDPVISCN from the coding sequence ATGCGTTTCTTTTCTTTTATAGTTGGTGTGTGCTTTATTATTTCATGTTCTGATACCGATACTACGATTACTACAGATGATGATGTGGTAATTCTTCCAGAAGATCCAGATGTGATTATGCTACCAGATACTATTGTGTTGCCGGCTGTTGGTGCTAGTTTTGACTGGCAGCTTGATGATGTAACTTCGTCAAATGAATTTGATGCCACAGTAATTGATGTAGATGCTTTTTCTACATCATCAGCGACGGTGCAACATTTTAAAAATCAAGGTAAAATAGTGATCGCTTATCTTTCTGTGGGTTCTGTAGAGAATTTCCGCCCAGATGCAAATCAGTTTCCCGCAGCAGTCATTGGTAATGTATATAATGGTTTTGAAGATGAAAATTGGCTAGACATTCGCAATATTGACGCGCTGGCGCCCATTTTGCGTGCTCGATTTGATATGATACAGGCTAAAGGTTTTGATGGTATTGAACCAGATAATATGAACGGTTATCAGAATAATACTGGTTTCTCGCTCACTCAGACAGATGCCATTGTATTCTCTAGATGGCTTATTAATGAAGCACACGCTAGAAATTTACATATAGGACAGAAAAACGCAGAAGAACTGGTGCCTAATCTGGTAGATGAATTTGACTGGATTCTTACAGAAGATGCCTATGCAGATAATTTTCAAGTCGAGGCACTACCCTACATTATTGCTGGTAAAGCGGTCTTTGTCACAGAGTATAAAGATGCCATGTCCCAATCCCAATTCTTAAACACCGTATGCCCAGATGCTGCGGCAAATCAATATAGCGCTATTTATAAAAATCGTGATCTTACAGACCCTGTGATTAGTTGTAACTAG
- the pelF gene encoding GT4 family glycosyltransferase PelF — translation MNTTSVMLVLEGTYPYNGGGVSTWAHILCNRVHGVDFTLYAINANFEKELKYELSPNVVRTIQVPLWTPDEPHDYMSYGEEYYKIIAKKEGTSNKQIRTLFIPLFTDLLNFIYTDNAPIASLDTIFYGLWRYFEDYDYKETMRSMAVWDAYCEAIDTYSSTSRNPTASLLDLTVGMRWIYRFLIPLSIVDVPKVEVAHLTLSGFAIIPALIAHYKYGTAIMLTEHGVFIRERLLAINASEYPFFLKNLLIRFSESIARLSYYKSEKIISVNLFNKRWEVLYGADPAKIEVIYNGIDEELFTPRPKPAHLVNVPTVVALARIFDLKDVLTMIRTCALVQQEIPEVQFLVYGDDTAVPSYTSECLALIDQLHMGDHFKLMGPKSNPHLLFAEGDISILTSISEGFPYTVIESMGCGVPVVATDVGGVSEALDEHTGFVCKPKDAQALAEKVILLLQDKTLRTAMGERCRQRVLDHFTLDTFIGLYEDAYAKTAQRFTNSPTFIPRNTISKV, via the coding sequence ATGAATACTACCAGTGTAATGCTTGTTCTTGAAGGAACCTATCCCTATAATGGTGGAGGTGTTTCTACCTGGGCGCATATTTTATGTAATCGTGTGCATGGGGTGGATTTTACCTTGTATGCCATTAATGCCAACTTTGAAAAGGAACTCAAATATGAGCTAAGTCCTAATGTGGTGCGCACCATCCAGGTGCCATTATGGACGCCAGATGAGCCGCATGACTACATGAGTTATGGGGAGGAATATTACAAGATTATAGCCAAAAAAGAAGGAACTTCAAATAAGCAAATTCGCACCCTATTTATTCCCCTATTTACAGATTTACTTAATTTTATATATACAGATAATGCTCCTATAGCATCACTAGATACTATATTTTATGGGCTATGGCGCTATTTTGAAGATTATGATTATAAGGAAACTATGCGCAGCATGGCAGTATGGGATGCATATTGTGAAGCCATAGATACTTACAGTAGCACGAGCCGCAACCCTACTGCTTCCCTCCTAGATCTTACGGTGGGCATGCGATGGATCTATCGTTTTTTGATTCCGCTTTCTATTGTAGACGTGCCTAAGGTGGAGGTTGCTCATCTCACCCTCAGTGGCTTTGCGATTATTCCAGCTCTCATCGCACATTATAAATATGGAACGGCAATCATGCTTACAGAGCATGGCGTTTTTATAAGAGAGCGACTACTTGCCATAAACGCCTCCGAATATCCATTTTTTCTTAAAAATTTACTCATTCGCTTTTCTGAGAGTATCGCCCGCTTGTCTTATTATAAGTCAGAAAAAATAATCTCTGTAAATCTATTTAATAAAAGGTGGGAAGTGCTTTATGGAGCAGATCCTGCAAAGATTGAGGTTATTTATAACGGGATTGATGAGGAGTTATTTACACCACGTCCTAAACCAGCACACCTTGTAAATGTGCCTACAGTAGTTGCACTTGCTCGTATTTTTGACCTCAAGGACGTGCTTACCATGATACGCACCTGTGCACTGGTACAACAAGAAATCCCAGAGGTGCAATTTCTCGTATATGGTGATGATACTGCGGTGCCGTCATATACTAGTGAATGTCTGGCACTCATAGACCAACTCCATATGGGTGATCATTTTAAATTAATGGGGCCAAAAAGTAACCCTCACCTACTCTTTGCCGAAGGTGATATCTCTATTCTCACGTCTATTTCTGAGGGATTTCCCTATACGGTGATAGAATCTATGGGATGTGGTGTCCCTGTGGTAGCAACAGATGTGGGCGGTGTGAGCGAAGCGCTAGATGAGCATACCGGTTTTGTATGTAAGCCTAAAGATGCGCAAGCCCTTGCAGAGAAGGTGATCTTACTGCTACAAGATAAAACGCTGCGCACTGCTATGGGAGAGCGCTGCCGCCAGCGTGTGCTTGATCATTTTACACTTGACACTTTTATAGGTTTATATGAGGACGCTTACGCGAAAACTGCCCAGCGGTTTACTAATAGCCCTACATTTATACCTCGTAACACGATCTCAAAAGTTTAA
- a CDS encoding endo alpha-1,4 polygalactosaminidase, with the protein MTQQALTQQSYEKILFCYGDLYPEKTTGYDLVVLEPIHFSAQDVTVFKNNNKKVLAYISLGEVNEAARHYEALKGFTLGKNDIWNSHVLDIANQETRAALHTLIAAHIEGKGFDGIFIDNIDNYTQWGPTPKKLAALVEFLSEVKLRFRESVILQNAGLLIMQDTAPYIDAVAVESVATDYNFSTNHYRLRAKKDFKSRLDNVLTVKKQYQKPILLIEYANSKKLTKEVTKRLAGCKLPFVVAQIDLQTVPKSYE; encoded by the coding sequence ATGACACAGCAAGCGCTCACGCAGCAATCTTATGAGAAAATTCTCTTTTGTTATGGAGATTTATATCCAGAAAAAACAACTGGATATGACCTCGTGGTGCTAGAACCCATACATTTCTCTGCTCAAGATGTCACAGTATTTAAAAATAATAACAAGAAAGTTCTCGCATATATTAGTCTAGGAGAGGTTAACGAAGCAGCTCGTCACTATGAAGCGCTTAAAGGATTTACCCTAGGAAAAAATGATATTTGGAACAGCCATGTACTTGATATTGCTAACCAAGAAACGCGTGCTGCACTTCATACACTCATCGCGGCACATATAGAAGGTAAGGGCTTTGACGGTATTTTTATAGATAATATTGACAACTATACCCAGTGGGGACCTACACCAAAAAAATTGGCTGCTCTCGTGGAGTTTTTATCTGAGGTAAAGTTACGCTTTCGCGAAAGCGTGATACTACAAAATGCAGGATTACTCATTATGCAAGACACCGCGCCTTACATAGATGCAGTAGCTGTAGAATCTGTAGCAACCGATTATAATTTTAGCACAAACCACTACCGATTGAGAGCTAAAAAAGATTTTAAATCAAGGCTTGACAATGTGCTAACCGTTAAAAAACAGTATCAAAAACCAATTCTTTTAATAGAATATGCAAATTCAAAAAAGTTAACAAAGGAAGTTACAAAACGACTCGCTGGTTGTAAACTTCCCTTTGTAGTGGCACAAATAGATTTACAAACCGTCCCAAAAAGTTATGAGTAA